A single Bufo bufo chromosome 6, aBufBuf1.1, whole genome shotgun sequence DNA region contains:
- the TFAM gene encoding transcription factor A, mitochondrial isoform X2: MVSLLSRGVGLLVKSLAGLSCTQATRCSSLPGALSAIQCSAARWFSKQQAHDDLPKRPLTSYLRFVVQQRPLLVKQYPEAKLPEISKLLALEWRGLSESARQPYIEAANEELLKYKVEVRKYKEKLTPLELELLKEKRKRRLVKRKHIRYRRELTILGKPKGPRNAYNIFMSEHFQDARGASLSGKMKSLHEDWRILPHSQKQMYIQLAQDDKIRYENEMKAWEEQMLEIGREDLIRLKARKRLIKDPAVMHKAKSIKQLPKKRVTKITKPARGGKEADKWKNEE; encoded by the exons ATGGTGTCCCTGCTGTCAAGAGGCGTCGGTCTCCTTGTTAAGTCCTTGGCCGGGCTCAGCTGCACACAGGCTACAAG ATGCAGCAGCCTCCCGGGTGCACTGTCAGCCATACAGTGCTCCGCAGCAAGGTGGTTCTCAAAGCAGCAAGCTCACGATGACTTGCCGAAGCGTCCCCTGACGTCCTATCTCCGTTTTGTGGTTCAGCAGCGGCCATTGCTTGTGAAACAGTATCCCG AGGCAAAGCTTCCAGAAATCtctaaattgctggccctggaatggAGAGGACTGTCAGAATCTGCAAGACAA CCGTATATAGAGGCTGCAAATGAAGAGCTGTTAAAATATAAAGTTGAAGTAAGAAAATACAAGGAGAAGTTGACTCCTCTTGAGCTGGAGCTGCTGAAGGAAAAACGGAAAAGAAGGCTGGTGAAGAGAAAGCACATACGATATAGACGG GAATTGACAATACTTGGAAAACCCAAAGGGCCCCGAAATGCTTACAACATTTTTATGTCTGAACATTTTCAGGACGCTAGAGGAGCTTCCCTATCG ggaaAGATGAAGAGTCTCCATGAGGACTGGAGAATACTACCCCACTCACAAAAGCAG atgtatatacaattAGCTCAAGATGATAAGATCAGATATGAAAATGAAATGAAGGCTTGGGAGGAGCAGATGCTTGAAATTGGGAGAGAAGATCTTATACGGCTTAAGGCAAGAAAGCGACTAATTAAAGATCCAGCAGTGATGCACAAGGCAAAATCTATAAAGCAGCTGCCTAAGAAAAGGGTGACGAAAATAACGAAACCTGCTAGAGGTGGTAAAGAGGCTGACAAGTGGAAGAATGAAGAGTAA
- the TFAM gene encoding transcription factor A, mitochondrial isoform X1, whose product MVSLLSRGVGLLVKSLAGLSCTQATRCQPWGPAGCSSLPGALSAIQCSAARWFSKQQAHDDLPKRPLTSYLRFVVQQRPLLVKQYPEAKLPEISKLLALEWRGLSESARQPYIEAANEELLKYKVEVRKYKEKLTPLELELLKEKRKRRLVKRKHIRYRRELTILGKPKGPRNAYNIFMSEHFQDARGASLSGKMKSLHEDWRILPHSQKQMYIQLAQDDKIRYENEMKAWEEQMLEIGREDLIRLKARKRLIKDPAVMHKAKSIKQLPKKRVTKITKPARGGKEADKWKNEE is encoded by the exons ATGGTGTCCCTGCTGTCAAGAGGCGTCGGTCTCCTTGTTAAGTCCTTGGCCGGGCTCAGCTGCACACAGGCTACAAGGTGTCAACCCTGGGGACCGGCGGG ATGCAGCAGCCTCCCGGGTGCACTGTCAGCCATACAGTGCTCCGCAGCAAGGTGGTTCTCAAAGCAGCAAGCTCACGATGACTTGCCGAAGCGTCCCCTGACGTCCTATCTCCGTTTTGTGGTTCAGCAGCGGCCATTGCTTGTGAAACAGTATCCCG AGGCAAAGCTTCCAGAAATCtctaaattgctggccctggaatggAGAGGACTGTCAGAATCTGCAAGACAA CCGTATATAGAGGCTGCAAATGAAGAGCTGTTAAAATATAAAGTTGAAGTAAGAAAATACAAGGAGAAGTTGACTCCTCTTGAGCTGGAGCTGCTGAAGGAAAAACGGAAAAGAAGGCTGGTGAAGAGAAAGCACATACGATATAGACGG GAATTGACAATACTTGGAAAACCCAAAGGGCCCCGAAATGCTTACAACATTTTTATGTCTGAACATTTTCAGGACGCTAGAGGAGCTTCCCTATCG ggaaAGATGAAGAGTCTCCATGAGGACTGGAGAATACTACCCCACTCACAAAAGCAG atgtatatacaattAGCTCAAGATGATAAGATCAGATATGAAAATGAAATGAAGGCTTGGGAGGAGCAGATGCTTGAAATTGGGAGAGAAGATCTTATACGGCTTAAGGCAAGAAAGCGACTAATTAAAGATCCAGCAGTGATGCACAAGGCAAAATCTATAAAGCAGCTGCCTAAGAAAAGGGTGACGAAAATAACGAAACCTGCTAGAGGTGGTAAAGAGGCTGACAAGTGGAAGAATGAAGAGTAA